One segment of Mycolicibacterium sp. YH-1 DNA contains the following:
- a CDS encoding DUF6636 domain-containing protein, with translation MTLRAGVFVAVLAACVLSGCSGQDAAITTSSPTLSRAGMPHASERPASPMTGQKATPTADNDDTIAEVVSFTSPSGNVACQLGATAVRCDILDRNWTPPPRPADCQFGYGQGIAMSAGGDAEFVCAGDTALGTGQPLPYGESISAGALGCDSAESGITCRDTESGRGFALSREGYEIF, from the coding sequence ATGACGCTACGAGCTGGGGTTTTCGTGGCGGTTCTCGCCGCTTGTGTGCTGTCGGGATGCAGCGGTCAGGACGCGGCGATCACCACGTCATCGCCCACGTTGTCGCGCGCGGGCATGCCCCATGCCTCGGAGCGCCCTGCGTCGCCCATGACGGGCCAGAAGGCGACGCCGACGGCCGACAACGACGACACGATCGCCGAGGTGGTCAGCTTCACATCCCCCAGCGGCAACGTCGCCTGCCAACTCGGTGCGACCGCCGTCCGGTGCGACATCCTGGACCGGAACTGGACTCCCCCACCCCGGCCTGCCGACTGCCAGTTCGGCTACGGACAGGGCATCGCGATGTCGGCCGGCGGAGACGCGGAGTTCGTCTGCGCGGGCGATACCGCGCTCGGCACCGGCCAGCCCCTGCCCTATGGCGAGTCGATCTCGGCAGGCGCCCTCGGGTGCGACAGCGCGGAGTCGGGTATCACGTGCCGCGACACCGAATCCGGGCGCGGCTTCGCCCTCTCGCGGGAGGGTTACGAGATCTTCTGA
- a CDS encoding toll/interleukin-1 receptor domain-containing protein: protein MGDSGDNERRDFFVSYTAADEAWAEWLAWTLEEAGYTTFLQTWDFTPGAHFVEEMHRATSLADRTIAVLSDEYLQSQFASAEWQEAWRGDPSGAERRLLVFRIADCTRPGLLGQVVSVDLFGLDMETARSRLLSAVGSERRKPPLPPGFPGSEAPTSAPPFPGRLIPASAEESHAAGGPISRDNPFAVAYMWWYGVLQLDEGIIRSTVTPESDGLWDLPNLRARTSNSGIATGVVKPVYDVAYIRLADDPPQAEGVAVWQLVGGYFPTNAMILTLVLRPELGGWRVHAIGQPVQPSDLPRTWTPGLLNS from the coding sequence GTGGGTGACAGTGGGGACAATGAACGTCGAGACTTTTTTGTTAGCTATACGGCCGCAGACGAGGCTTGGGCGGAATGGCTCGCGTGGACCTTGGAGGAGGCCGGATACACGACCTTCCTGCAGACATGGGACTTCACTCCAGGTGCCCACTTCGTCGAGGAAATGCACCGCGCAACGTCACTGGCGGACCGCACAATCGCAGTGCTTTCTGATGAGTATTTGCAGTCCCAGTTCGCCAGCGCCGAATGGCAGGAGGCATGGAGGGGAGACCCGTCTGGCGCAGAGCGGCGACTCTTGGTCTTCAGGATTGCGGACTGCACTCGCCCAGGACTGTTGGGACAGGTCGTTTCGGTTGATCTGTTTGGGTTAGACATGGAGACTGCGCGTTCGCGCCTTCTAAGCGCGGTCGGTTCAGAACGCCGAAAGCCTCCACTTCCGCCCGGCTTTCCCGGATCGGAAGCGCCAACTTCAGCACCACCATTTCCGGGTCGGCTCATTCCTGCATCCGCAGAGGAGTCGCACGCTGCCGGTGGCCCTATCAGCCGGGATAACCCATTCGCCGTCGCATACATGTGGTGGTATGGCGTTCTTCAGCTGGATGAGGGAATCATCCGCTCCACGGTCACACCGGAGTCTGACGGTCTATGGGATTTGCCGAATCTTCGTGCCCGTACCAGCAACAGCGGTATCGCCACCGGCGTAGTGAAGCCCGTCTATGACGTTGCCTACATCCGACTTGCCGACGACCCACCGCAAGCGGAAGGCGTAGCGGTCTGGCAACTAGTCGGCGGTTATTTTCCGACAAACGCCATGATTCTGACGCTCGTTCTTCGGCCAGAGCTTGGTGGTTGGAGAGTGCATGCGATCGGCCAGCCGGTTCAGCCATCGGATCTACCCCGCACTTGGACACCAGGCCTGTTGAACTCCTGA
- a CDS encoding uracil-DNA glycosylase — protein MVRRMKDAEFKASQLAHQSDPHIAPINAFVDQLTDPNGRGWLPKVAPLHGGVDAKVLSVLSDPGKATLDGGGSGFLCIENNDATAEAQCKLFDAHEISPRWVLPWNAYPWFIDRAPNAEEKNAGAEVLCELIDLIPALKVVLLQGGSAVDVWKRVVKLRPAMVADRGLVVIESIHPSRQAQWTPDLAERQARLDKQQRAFETVARVVNGEKTQFPLVE, from the coding sequence ATGGTGCGGCGGATGAAAGATGCAGAGTTCAAGGCTAGCCAGCTCGCTCATCAATCAGACCCGCACATTGCCCCTATCAACGCCTTCGTTGACCAACTGACTGATCCGAATGGGCGCGGCTGGCTACCCAAGGTAGCTCCGCTGCACGGTGGCGTCGATGCCAAAGTCCTTAGCGTCTTGAGCGATCCCGGAAAAGCAACACTCGACGGCGGGGGTTCGGGCTTCCTATGCATCGAGAACAACGATGCAACTGCCGAAGCCCAATGCAAACTATTCGACGCCCATGAAATCTCCCCGCGTTGGGTCCTGCCGTGGAACGCCTACCCGTGGTTCATCGACCGTGCTCCGAATGCCGAGGAGAAGAACGCCGGAGCCGAGGTCCTCTGCGAACTCATCGACCTGATCCCTGCCTTGAAAGTAGTTCTGTTGCAAGGAGGATCAGCAGTCGACGTTTGGAAGCGCGTCGTGAAGCTGCGCCCAGCGATGGTTGCCGACCGTGGCCTGGTGGTCATCGAGAGCATTCACCCGAGCCGGCAAGCGCAATGGACGCCGGACCTGGCCGAGCGCCAGGCTCGACTCGATAAGCAGCAGCGAGCCTTTGAGACGGTTGCACGCGTAGTCAACGGCGAAAAGACCCAGTTCCCCTTGGTCGAGTAG
- a CDS encoding recombinase family protein: MSTATAPAANGTLLGYCRVSTGHQSLDAQADALTAAGVEPNRIYSDKLTGMSTREQRPGLSRLLDYAREGDAITVVGIDRLGRNAAEVMTTIRELGERGIVLRSLREGIDTSTAAGRMVAGVLASLAELELELGRERRTAAREARRARGQAIGRPKVLDGQKAALAQRMHTSGESATTIAAALGVSRATVYRVLAEAVS, encoded by the coding sequence ATGTCGACTGCGACCGCTCCCGCCGCCAACGGAACCTTGCTTGGTTATTGCCGTGTCTCTACCGGGCACCAGAGCCTCGATGCTCAAGCCGACGCCCTCACTGCCGCCGGGGTGGAACCTAACCGCATCTACAGCGACAAGCTCACCGGCATGAGCACTAGGGAACAGCGCCCCGGTCTGAGTCGTCTGCTCGACTACGCGCGCGAAGGCGACGCGATCACGGTCGTTGGAATCGACCGATTGGGCCGGAACGCCGCCGAGGTCATGACCACCATTAGGGAACTTGGCGAGCGTGGCATCGTGCTGCGCAGCCTGCGTGAGGGCATCGACACCAGCACCGCCGCTGGACGCATGGTGGCCGGAGTACTCGCGAGCTTGGCCGAACTGGAATTAGAACTTGGCCGTGAGCGTCGCACAGCCGCCCGCGAAGCACGCCGGGCCCGCGGACAGGCTATCGGGCGGCCCAAGGTCCTCGATGGCCAAAAGGCTGCGCTGGCTCAGCGGATGCATACAAGTGGGGAATCAGCGACCACCATTGCCGCCGCGCTTGGCGTAAGCCGGGCGACGGTTTATCGAGTTCTCGCAGAAGCGGTCAGCTAG
- a CDS encoding helix-turn-helix domain-containing protein has translation MTATEQMTDLESLPVRLGIQPAAEIFGLSDKTIRRWLSASRINGYRLGTRTIRFDRDSLLTLQRAKSSER, from the coding sequence GTGACCGCTACAGAGCAGATGACGGATCTGGAGTCGCTTCCTGTCCGCCTTGGTATCCAGCCCGCGGCGGAGATATTCGGTCTGTCGGACAAGACTATTCGGAGATGGCTCAGTGCGTCGCGCATCAATGGCTATCGGCTCGGCACGCGCACGATTCGTTTTGACCGCGACTCTCTGCTCACGCTCCAGCGCGCAAAGAGCAGTGAGCGATGA
- a CDS encoding nitroreductase family deazaflavin-dependent oxidoreductase: protein MTTGAADRTAIVAERISAVLGPRVMRLIAQVNKRVTNPIQPLWASRLRHMAVIEHRGRRSGTTYRTPVMVFVEGDELVVVLNYGVESDWIRNVAAAGTAGVLHRGRRYRLTNPRVIPVNSAELPAAVRSVRTPDRSVLHAALVLD from the coding sequence GTGACGACTGGTGCCGCCGATCGGACCGCCATAGTGGCAGAGCGGATCTCAGCGGTCCTGGGTCCGCGCGTGATGCGCCTCATCGCGCAAGTCAACAAGCGCGTCACGAATCCGATTCAGCCGCTCTGGGCATCTCGGCTGCGCCACATGGCCGTCATCGAGCATCGTGGCCGAAGATCCGGCACGACCTACCGGACTCCGGTGATGGTGTTCGTCGAGGGCGACGAGTTGGTGGTGGTTCTGAACTACGGTGTCGAATCGGACTGGATCCGCAACGTGGCAGCCGCGGGCACGGCGGGGGTTCTGCATCGTGGCCGGCGATACCGACTGACCAATCCCCGCGTCATCCCCGTCAACTCAGCGGAGCTGCCCGCGGCGGTGCGATCGGTTCGAACGCCAGATCGCAGCGTCCTGCACGCCGCCTTGGTCTTGGACTGA
- a CDS encoding cytochrome P450 — MGIGLRARWTALHGVPRAYMAIRARRGDPFARLIANHGQGDDPYPVMEELRARGPLVRRPFVWVSVDHGVCREILRDRRFGVTAPTDMELPWPLGAVLARTDPKVANPVEPPAMVVMNPPDHTRYRQLVAQSFTPRAIETLETRVDEVTRELIDQLDATARPDLIADYAAQLPVAMIAEILGLPAGAHAQLLEWGRCGAPLLDIGIGWKSYRRAIDGLRGMDGFLGEHFDRMRADKAGDNPFSRLSGDATLTDRELTANAALLVGAGFETTVNLIGNGIALLLRHPEQLALLRDDPGLWPGAVEEILRFESPVQMTARTPQCDVEIAGQHVRAGETVVLLLGGANRDPRMFADPAAFDITRANAREHLAFASGVHACVGAALARIEGATALRALFEAYPELDLTETPRRRGLVNLFGYTRLPAQLRSRRAAPAQ, encoded by the coding sequence ATGGGCATCGGGTTACGAGCACGGTGGACGGCGCTGCACGGAGTGCCGCGGGCATACATGGCGATCCGGGCACGTCGCGGCGACCCGTTCGCGCGGCTGATCGCGAATCACGGACAGGGCGACGATCCCTACCCGGTGATGGAGGAGCTCAGGGCGCGCGGGCCGTTGGTGCGACGCCCGTTCGTCTGGGTCAGCGTCGACCATGGTGTGTGTCGAGAGATCCTGCGCGACAGACGATTCGGTGTCACCGCGCCGACGGATATGGAGCTTCCATGGCCGTTGGGGGCCGTGCTGGCCAGAACCGACCCGAAGGTGGCCAACCCGGTGGAGCCGCCAGCAATGGTCGTCATGAACCCGCCCGACCACACCCGGTATCGGCAGTTGGTGGCGCAGAGCTTCACGCCGCGCGCGATCGAGACGCTCGAAACTCGCGTCGACGAGGTGACCCGAGAGCTGATCGATCAACTCGACGCGACCGCTCGGCCCGACCTGATCGCGGACTACGCGGCGCAACTGCCGGTGGCGATGATCGCTGAGATCCTGGGCCTACCCGCGGGCGCGCACGCGCAGCTGCTGGAGTGGGGCCGTTGTGGCGCGCCACTGCTGGACATCGGTATTGGGTGGAAGTCCTACCGCCGGGCCATCGACGGGTTGCGCGGCATGGACGGATTTCTCGGCGAGCACTTCGACCGCATGCGCGCCGACAAGGCGGGTGACAATCCGTTCAGCCGGTTGTCCGGGGATGCCACCCTCACCGACCGTGAACTCACCGCGAACGCGGCACTGCTCGTCGGGGCGGGCTTCGAGACCACCGTGAACCTCATCGGCAACGGCATCGCTCTGTTGTTGCGTCATCCCGAGCAACTGGCACTCCTGCGCGACGACCCAGGGCTGTGGCCGGGTGCCGTCGAGGAGATCCTTCGGTTCGAGAGCCCCGTGCAGATGACCGCGCGCACGCCGCAGTGCGATGTCGAGATCGCCGGCCAGCACGTTCGGGCCGGGGAGACGGTGGTGTTGCTTCTCGGTGGCGCCAATCGCGACCCGCGGATGTTCGCCGACCCCGCCGCCTTCGACATCACCCGAGCCAACGCGCGCGAGCACCTGGCGTTCGCGTCCGGTGTGCATGCGTGCGTGGGGGCGGCGCTGGCCCGCATCGAGGGTGCCACCGCGCTGCGCGCGCTGTTCGAGGCGTATCCGGAGCTGGACCTGACCGAGACCCCGCGACGACGCGGGCTGGTCAACCTGTTCGGTTACACGCGGCTGCCGGCCCAGCTGCGCAGTCGACGGGCCGCGCCCGCCCAATGA